One Denticeps clupeoides chromosome 10, fDenClu1.1, whole genome shotgun sequence genomic window carries:
- the ela2l gene encoding elastase 2 like — protein sequence MMKFVVLAVLVVGAYSCGLPTFPPIVTRVVGGEDARPHSWPWQISLQYTRNGQWYHTCGGTLISPEWVLTAAHCISNTNTYRVFLGKHNLEETEEGSVAIAAGNIIVHEKWNPLFIRNDIALIKLETPVPVSDTVTPACLPEPEFILPHDESCYVTGWGRIKTGGPLAENLQQALLPVVDHATCTKPDWWGSQVKETMVCAGGDGVVSGCNGDSGGPLNCVNRDGAWEVHGIVSFGSGLSCNFPKKPTVFTRVSAYMDWINAVSRFFFVSWKT from the exons ATGATGAAGTTTGTGGTGCTCGCTGTTCTTGTTGTTGGTG CCTACAGCTGTGGGCTGCCCACTTTCCCACCCATCGTCACAAGGGTGGTTGGAGGCGAGGATGCCAGACCCCACAGCTGGCCCTGGCAG ATCTCTCTGCAGTACACCAGGAACGGTCAGTGGTACCACACCTGCGGTGGAACCCTGATCTCTCCTGAGTGGGTCCTCACTGCCGCCCACTGCATCAG CAACACCAACACCTACAGAGTATTCCTGGGCAAACACAACCTGGAGGAGACAGAGGAAGGGTCTGTGGCCATCGCTGCTGGAAACATCATTGTGCATGAAAAATGGAACCCCTTGTTCATCCG CAATGACATCGCCCTCATCAAGCTGGAGAcccctgtccctgtctctgACACCGTCACTCCTGCCTGTCTTCCCGAGCCTGAATTCATTCTTCCCCACGATGAATCCTGCTATGTCACTGGCTGGGGACGCATCAAGA CTGGTGGTCCCCTCGCTGAGAACCTCCAGCAGGCTCTGCTGCCCGTGGTGGACCACGCCACCTGCACCAAGCCTGACTGGTGGGGCAGCCAGGTGAAGGAGACCATGGTCTGTGCCGGTGGGGATGGTGTTGTGTCAGGCTGCAAC GGAGACTCTGGTGGACCCTTGAACTGTGTGAACCGTGACGGTGCCTGGGAGGTCCACGGCATCGTGAGCTTCGGTTCAGGCCTCAGCTGCAACTTCCCCAAGAAGCCCACCGTGTTCACCAGAGTCAGCGCCTACATGGACTGGATCAACGCTgtaagcagatttttttttgtttcctggaAAACATAG
- the tmem51a gene encoding transmembrane protein 51a has translation MSYSGQSDFSSHAPNSSSSGSQYALCALGVGLVALGVVMIAWSVVPSEAVGNGSRPGPDSRGKTSSVAFVLVSGGIGMLLLSLCLGMRNKRRQLQAQSLGVDGNVQASGENGPAMNEEQLHRYNVPSYEEVVGTSRYPEGQAPRLSNSSSQLPSYEDVLEQGRLEVELEVEGAPTTGSHPSQIVPVVALQTNKRGGRPSINLLNIRRIKSEKLHVKCASDSNPTTVFSIEPLTPPPRYEDKPPDL, from the exons ATGAGCTACAGTGGGCAGAGTGACTTTAGCTCCCACGCCCcgaacagcagcagctcaggcTCCCAGTACGCCCTGTGCGCCCTGGGCGTGGGGCTGGTGGCGCTTGGCGTTGTGATGATCGCGTGGAGCGTGGTGCCCTCAGAGGCGGTGGGCAACGGCAGTCGGCCGGGGCCGGACTCGCGAGGGAAGACGTCGTCGGTGGCGTTTGTGCTGGTAAGCGGCGGCATCGGGATGCTCCTGCTGTCCCTGTGTCTAGGCATGAGGAACAAGCGACGCCAACTGCAGGCACAGTCACTCGGCGTGGACGGCAACGTTCAGGCATCTGGCGAGAATGGGCCCGCTAT GAATGAGGAGCAGCTGCACCGATATAATGTTCCCAGTTATGAGGAGGTGGTGGGCACCAGTCGTTATCCTGAAGGCCAGGCTCCCAGGCTCAGCAACAGCAGCTCCCAGCTGCCTTCCTACGAGGACGTGCTGGAACAGGGCCGGctggaggtggagctggaggtggagggggCGCCGACCACCGGATCCCATCCTTCTCAGATAGTTCCCGTGGTGGCTTTGCAGACAAACAAGCGTGGCGGTCGGCCCAGTATCAATCTCCTCAACATCCGCCGCATCAAGTCAGAGAAGCTCCACGTGAAGTGCGCTAGCGACTCAAACCCGACGACCGTCTTCAGCATCGAACCACTGACCCCGCCACCGCGGTACGAAGACAAGCCTCCTGACCTCTGA
- the LOC114798023 gene encoding chymotrypsin-like elastase family member 2A, with the protein MMFLVLALFVAGAYGCGRPTFPPSVNRVVGGDDVRPHSWPWQVSLQYRGSSGSYHHTCGGTLISNTWVLTAAHCISSSNTYRVYLGKHNLQASNEAGSMAIAPAKIVVHENWDSARIRNDIALIKLQTPVAASNTIMPSCLPQSGAVLGHNTPCYVTGWGRLWTGGPIADILQQARLPVVSYSVCSQPDWWGTLVTNSMVCAGGDGQLASCNGDSGGPLNCQNSQGIWEVHGIVSFGSSLGCNYPKKPSVFTRVSAYSSWISNVSSDTRHTHSVATSGHDSNICFSLSNR; encoded by the exons ATGATGTTCCTGGTCTTGGCCTTGTTTGTTGCTGGTG CCTACGGCTGTGGCCGACCCACCTTCCCCCCATCGGTGAACAGAGTGGTTGGGGGAGACGATGTCAGACCCCACAGCTGGCCCTGGCAG GTGTCTCTCCAGTACAGAGGCAGCAGTGGCAGCTACCACCACACCTGCGGCGGGACCCTGATCTCCAACACCTGGGTCCTGACCGCCGCCCACTGCATCAG CAGCTCCAACACCTACAGAGTTTACCTGGGCAAGCACAACCTGCAGGCGAGCAATGAGGCCGGATCTATGGCCATCGCTCCTGCCAAGATTGTGGTTCATGAGAACTGGGACTCCGCCCGGATCCG CAACGACATTGCTTTGATCAAGCTGCAGACCCCTGTGGCCGCCTCCAACACCATCATGCCCTCCTGCCTGCCTCAGTCCGGCGCGGTTCTGGGCCACAACACTCCTTGCTATGTCACTGGCTGGGGTCGCCTCTGGA CCGGTGGACCTATTGCTGATATCTTGCAGCAGGCTCGCCTCCCTGTGGTCAGCTACAGCGTCTGCTCTCAGCCTGACTGGTGGGGCACCCTGGTGACCAACAGCATGGTGTGTGCCGGAGGTGACGGCCAGCTGGCCAGCTGCAAT GGAGACTCCGGTGGCCCTCTGAACTGCCAGAATTCTCAGGGTATCTGGGAGGTCCACGGCATCGTGAGCTTCGGCTCCAGCTTGGGGTGCAACTACCCCAAGAAGCCCTCGGTTTTCACCCGCGTCAGCGCCTACAGTTCCTGGATCAGCAACGTGAGTTCagacacacgccacacacactcTGTAGCCACATCTGGTCACGACAGTAACATCTGCTTTTCTCTTTCTAACAGGTGA